The following are encoded together in the Chloroflexota bacterium genome:
- a CDS encoding M20/M25/M40 family metallo-hydrolase produces MSPDWAAVEREVVQHLQNLIRMDTTNPPGNELPAAEYLADVLRGEGIEAEVVESAPGRGNVVARLRGDGSARPLLLMSHLDVVPAEADKWEHPPFAAELVDGVIWGRGAVDTKNLTAVQLMLMLLLKRESVPLKRDVILAATADEEAGGLTGMGWLVEQRPELSEAEYAINEGGGFGLDIGGRRAYVCQTAEKGVCWMRLTAQGKPGHGSIPKGDNAVATLAEAIARLSRARLPLHVVPTVREFVQQLARLLPFPQSFILPLVLNPVFEPLVAKALAREETIGPLLRASVRNTATPTVLSAGSKTNVIPSVAEAQVDGRLIPGQTPDDLIREIRPYVGDKVRIDIIGTSEPSEAGYQTPLYTILAEALAEEDPGAVMLPFMITGSTDGRFLAKRGVKVYGFCPMKQDMDVSPLEMAHGHNERISVANLVFGVRVLYKAAVRLCS; encoded by the coding sequence ATGTCTCCAGATTGGGCCGCTGTAGAACGCGAGGTTGTGCAGCACCTACAGAACCTGATCCGCATGGACACGACGAACCCGCCCGGCAACGAACTGCCTGCCGCGGAGTATCTGGCCGATGTGCTTCGGGGCGAGGGCATAGAGGCGGAAGTGGTGGAGTCGGCGCCGGGGCGGGGCAACGTGGTGGCGCGGCTCCGTGGCGACGGCTCTGCCCGCCCGCTTCTGCTGATGTCGCATCTGGATGTGGTGCCCGCCGAAGCGGACAAGTGGGAGCACCCGCCCTTCGCCGCCGAACTGGTGGATGGCGTGATCTGGGGCCGCGGCGCGGTGGACACGAAGAACCTGACCGCCGTGCAGTTGATGCTCATGCTCCTGCTCAAGCGCGAGAGTGTGCCATTGAAGCGGGACGTCATCCTGGCCGCGACGGCGGACGAAGAGGCGGGCGGTCTGACGGGCATGGGTTGGCTCGTGGAGCAGCGGCCCGAACTTTCGGAGGCGGAGTACGCCATCAATGAGGGGGGCGGGTTCGGCCTGGACATCGGCGGCAGGCGCGCCTATGTCTGCCAGACCGCGGAGAAGGGCGTCTGCTGGATGAGGCTGACGGCGCAGGGCAAGCCGGGCCATGGGTCCATCCCGAAGGGCGACAACGCCGTGGCCACCCTGGCGGAGGCCATCGCCCGCTTGTCGCGCGCGAGACTCCCGCTGCATGTGGTGCCCACGGTGCGCGAATTTGTCCAGCAACTGGCCCGATTGCTGCCGTTCCCGCAGTCCTTCATCCTGCCGCTGGTGCTCAATCCGGTGTTTGAACCCTTGGTTGCGAAGGCCTTGGCCCGCGAGGAGACGATAGGGCCGCTGCTGCGCGCCTCGGTGCGCAACACGGCCACGCCCACAGTGCTGAGCGCCGGCAGCAAGACGAATGTCATCCCCTCGGTGGCGGAGGCGCAGGTGGACGGGCGGTTGATTCCCGGCCAGACGCCCGATGACTTGATCCGCGAGATTCGGCCCTATGTCGGCGACAAGGTGCGGATTGACATCATCGGCACGTCGGAGCCGTCGGAGGCGGGATACCAGACCCCGCTGTACACCATCCTGGCGGAGGCGCTGGCCGAAGAGGACCCGGGAGCGGTCATGCTGCCCTTCATGATCACCGGCTCCACCGACGGCCGCTTCCTGGCGAAACGCGGCGTCAAGGTCTATGGCTTCTGCCCGATGAAGCAGGACATGGACGTGTCGCCGCTGGAGATGGCGCACGGGCACAACGAGCGGATATCCGTGGCCAACCTGGTTTTTGGGGTGCGGGTGCTGTACAAGGCCGCGGTGCGGTTGTGTTCCTAG